The following are encoded together in the Kwoniella europaea PYCC6329 chromosome 1, complete sequence genome:
- a CDS encoding meiotic recombinase Dmc1, with product MSDEEEALGGFESVDELQSHGINVQDISKLKAAGIVTILGVAQTTRRHLNKIKAKVEKLKETVAKMLPPPFLTGTEIADRRQNVIYITTGSKSVDAMLGGGIPTQSITEVFGEFRTGKTQLCHTLCISTQLPEDQGGASGKVAFIDTEGTFRPDRVKAVADRYGVDAAMALDNVLCARAWSSEQQCDLLVDLAVRFVEDRTYKLLIVDSIMNLFRQDYSGRGELSERQQKLNQFLARLQKLAEEFNVAVILTNQVQADPGAAAMFAAGSNAKPVGGHILAHASAVRIHLRKGRGDERIAKLNDSPDMPEGEATYVLKSGGWEDPS from the exons ATGTCTGACGAAGAA GAAGCTCTCGGTGGCTTCGAG TCTGTTGATGAACTCCAATCCCAT GGTATCAACGTTCAAGATATCTCAAAACTCAAAGCAGCTGGAATCGTTACCATTCTCGGAGTTGCTCAAACTACCAGAAGACATTTAAACAAGATCAAG GCCAAAGTTGAGAAACTCAAA GAAACAGTCGCTAAGATGCTT CCGCCACCCTTCCTCACTGGAACCGAAATTGCCGATCGACGACAAAATGTTATTTACATTACTACAGGTTCGAAATCAGTCGATGCGATGCTCGGAGGTGGTATCCCTACTCAAAGTATCACTGAGGTCTTTGGTGAATTCCGAACTGGCAAA ACTCAACTCTGCCACACTCTCTGTATTTCAACTCAACTTccagaagatcaaggtggtgCAAGTGGCAAAGTAGCGTTTATCGATACTGA AGGTACTTTTCGACCCGACAGAGTCAAAGCTGTTGCCGATCGATATGGAGTTGACGCAGCCATGGCGCTCGATAATGTACTTTGTGCTAGGGCCTGGAGCTCTGAGCAGCAATGCGATTTGCTGGTCGACCTTGCCGTTAG ATTCGTCGAAGACAGGACGTACAAACTTCTCATCGTCGATAGTATCATGAATCTTTTCC GTCAAGATTATTCCGGTAGAGGTGAGCTGTCAGAAAGACAGCAA AAACTCAATCAGTTTCTCGCTCGACTCCAAAAACTTGCTGAAGAATTCAATGTTGCTGTGATCCTTACTAATCAGGTTCAAGCTGATCCTGGT GCCGCTGCCAT GTTCGCTGCTGGGTCTAACGCAAAACCtgttggag GTCATATCCTTGCTCATGC ATCTGCGGTTCGAATCCACCTTCGAAAAGGTAGAGGTGATGAGCGAATCGCCAAGCTGAACGATTCTCCTGATATGCCCGAAGGTGAAGCTACCTATGTACTCAAATCTGG TGGATGGGAAGATCCATCTTAG